From the Pseudomonas sp. VD-NE ins genome, the window TCCATCACAGCGCTCCAGCGGTTACGGCAGTGGTCGACGTGCGCTTCACCCAGCGCAGGTTCAGGCGTGGCCGATAGAGAATCAGCACGTCACAAGCCAGCAAGAAAAACAGCATCATTCCCTGAAACAACTGGGTGATCGCTTGCGGCAGGTTCATCGTCATTTGCGCGCTCTCGCCACCGATGTACAGCAGCGCCATCAACAGACTCGAAAACAGAATCCCGATCGGATTCAGACGCCCAAGAAACGCCACGGTAATCGCCGCGTAGCCATAACCCGGCGACACTTGCGGCACCAATTGGCCAATCGGCCCGGTGACTTCGCAGACTCCCGCAAGCCCGGCCAAGCCGCCGCTGATCAGCAGCGCCAGCCAGATCAGCCGCTTCTCGCGAAAGCCGACAAACCCCGCCGCACGCTTGTCCAGCCCGAGTACTTTGATCTGGAACCCAACAAAGCTTTTCTGCAACAACACCCACACCGCGACCAGTGCGAGCAAGGCGAAATACACCCCGGCGTGCACGCGGCCATCCTCCATCAGCAGCGGCAAACGGCTGGCATCGCCGAACATCGCCGACTCGGGAAAGTTGAACCCGGCGGGATCTTTCAGCGGCCCGTGCACGCAGAACAGCAACAGATTCAGCGCGATGTAATTGAGCATGATGCTGGTAAGGATTTCGTTGGCATTGAAACGCGTGCGTAACCATGCAGTGAGCCCGGCCCATGCGGCGCCTGCGAGTGTGCCGGTGAGCAGAATCAACACCAGCGCCCAACGGCTTTGCAGGTCGATGATGTTTACCGCCAAGGCACTCCCGGCGAGGGCGCCGAGGAGCAATTGCCCCTCAGCGCCGATGTTCCAGATCCGCGCCTGATACGCCACCGCCAACCCAAGTGCGCAGAGCAGAATCGGCAGCGCCTTGACCAGCAATTCGGAGACGCCATACAAGTCGCTGACCGGCGCGATCAGCAGCGTGTGCAAGGTTTGCAGCGGCTCATGACCGAGGGCGATAAATAGCAGCGAGCCGCAGCCAAGCGTCAGCGCCGCCGCCAGTAACGGCGAGCACCACAGCATCAGGCGCGATTGCTGGCCACGGGGTTCGAGGGAAAGCAGCATGTGTATAACTCCGTTAAACCGTGGCGGCTGAAGGTGCGTGGTCGAACTGGCCGGCCATCCAGCCGCCGACGTCACTGAGTTGGGTATCGGTGGTGTTGCGCAGCCCCGACAGACGGCCGCCGCACAACGCGCCGAGGCGGTCGCTGATCTGGAACAGTTCGTCGAGGTCTTCGGAAATCACCAGAATCGCCGCGCCGGCATCGCGCAACGCGATCAAGGCACGGTGGATAGTCGCGGCGGCGCCGACGTCGACGCCCCAGGTCGGGTGCGCGGCGATCAGCAGTTTCGGTTGCTGGAGGATTTCCCGGCCGAGGATGAATTTCTGCAGGTTGCCGCCGGACAGGCTGCGCGCAGCGGTTTGCGTGTCCGGGGTTTTCACGCCGAAGCGCTGGATGATCTGTTGGGCGAGGGTTTCGACTTTGCCGCGCTCGACCAAACCGTGGCTGACCAAGCCTTGCTGGAAAGCGGTGAGCAGGGCATTGTCTGCCAGACTCAGTTCCGGCACCGCACCATGACCGAGACGTTCGGCCGGCACGAATGCCAGGCCCAATTTGCGTCGTGCATCCGGGCGCAAATCGGCGACGTTCTGCGCAGCGAATCGAATGGTTGCCGCTTCGGCCCGAGGTAAAGTCTGTTCGCCGCTGAGCAGAGCCAGTAACTCATCTTGACCATTGCCCGCGACGCCGGCGATGCCGACGATTTCACCGCTGCGCACCTGCACATCGATGTCATTCAGCGAGCAGCCAAACGGGTCCGGGTTGTGCCAACTCAAACCCTTCACCTGCAAAAACGCTGCGCCGCCGCTGACCTTCGGGTAGTCACCGATCAACGCCGCTGCTTCGCCTACCATCATCTGCGCCAATTGCTGATCCGAACATTCGGCCGGCAGGCAATGCCCGGCCACTCGACCACCGCGCAACACCGTGGCGCTGTGACACAAGGCGCGCACTTCAGCGAGTTTGTGGCTGATAAACAGAATACTGCAGCCTTCGGCGGCGAGGCGGCGCAGGGTGATGAACAGTTCGTCGGCCTCTTGCGGTGTCAGCACCGAGGTTGGCTCATCAAGGATCAGCAGGCGAATGTCCTGCATCAGGCAGCGAATGATCTCCACCCGTTGCCGTTCGCCGATCGACAGGCTGTGGACAAGTCGCTCCGGCTCCAGCGCCATGCCGTAGCGGCGCGACACTTCGCGAATTTTCGGTTCCAGTTGTTTAGGCGTGCCAGCCTTTGCGCCCATCGCCAGCGCAATGTTTTGCGCGACGCTGAGGGTTTCGAACAGCGAGAAATGCTGGAACACCATGCCGATACCCAACTGCCGCGCCTGGGCGGGATTATGGATATTCACCCGTTGACCTTGCCAGAGCATCTCGCCCGAATCAGCCTGGGTGACGCCGTAGATAATCTTCATCAAGGTACTTTTGCCCGCGCCGTTTTCACCGAGCAGGGCGTGGATTTCACCTGGGGCGATGGTCAGGTCGATGGCATCGTTGGCCAGACAACCGGGGTAGCGTTTGCTGATGTGGCGCAGTTGCAGGCGCGGGGTGTTGGAAGCAATTGGCATGACAGGCTCGACTTGCTTGAAGTTGTGCCTGTGGATAAAGCAATTTCCTGGCCATTGAGTCAGGAACGCGAGCGGGCCGCGTGTCGAGGTGCTTGGCGCAGAGCATTCAGCAGCGAATCACGCGCGACGGCGGCACCAATTCAGAGCAAAGCCGTTGATCGGGCGCCAGTTTTGCCCGTCGGCAACTGATCAAAAAACGAGCAAACCCTTGTGGACTAGGCGGGACCTGCGACTGCGCCAGCCATGAACGGGTTATCCACAGCTTGTTCCACAGTTATTGTGCGCAAGCTGCGAACCCGGGCATAAGCACTGCGGTGCTTTCTTCTAATGGTGATAAACCGTGCTAACTGACTGTTTCTGTTTAAATTTTTCGTTTCATCGGATGAATTGAACGAAAAGTGAACAAACCGCGCAAAGCCACGTGACAGAAGGGTTACAGCGGAATGTGCTCA encodes:
- a CDS encoding ABC transporter permease, which produces MLLSLEPRGQQSRLMLWCSPLLAAALTLGCGSLLFIALGHEPLQTLHTLLIAPVSDLYGVSELLVKALPILLCALGLAVAYQARIWNIGAEGQLLLGALAGSALAVNIIDLQSRWALVLILLTGTLAGAAWAGLTAWLRTRFNANEILTSIMLNYIALNLLLFCVHGPLKDPAGFNFPESAMFGDASRLPLLMEDGRVHAGVYFALLALVAVWVLLQKSFVGFQIKVLGLDKRAAGFVGFREKRLIWLALLISGGLAGLAGVCEVTGPIGQLVPQVSPGYGYAAITVAFLGRLNPIGILFSSLLMALLYIGGESAQMTMNLPQAITQLFQGMMLFFLLACDVLILYRPRLNLRWVKRTSTTAVTAGAL
- a CDS encoding ABC transporter ATP-binding protein: MPIASNTPRLQLRHISKRYPGCLANDAIDLTIAPGEIHALLGENGAGKSTLMKIIYGVTQADSGEMLWQGQRVNIHNPAQARQLGIGMVFQHFSLFETLSVAQNIALAMGAKAGTPKQLEPKIREVSRRYGMALEPERLVHSLSIGERQRVEIIRCLMQDIRLLILDEPTSVLTPQEADELFITLRRLAAEGCSILFISHKLAEVRALCHSATVLRGGRVAGHCLPAECSDQQLAQMMVGEAAALIGDYPKVSGGAAFLQVKGLSWHNPDPFGCSLNDIDVQVRSGEIVGIAGVAGNGQDELLALLSGEQTLPRAEAATIRFAAQNVADLRPDARRKLGLAFVPAERLGHGAVPELSLADNALLTAFQQGLVSHGLVERGKVETLAQQIIQRFGVKTPDTQTAARSLSGGNLQKFILGREILQQPKLLIAAHPTWGVDVGAAATIHRALIALRDAGAAILVISEDLDELFQISDRLGALCGGRLSGLRNTTDTQLSDVGGWMAGQFDHAPSAATV